The sequence ACCAGCGCGATGCAAAGGGTGATTGGCAGCAACGAAACAATACCGGCTGGTCACCTGCGGACAATACCACAAAAGCAGGCCTGGACAAACAAATGCAAAGCCGTGAGCGGAGCAGCAACCAGAATATCAATTTCAACAAAACGAACCGGGGCGGAAACCTGGGCGGTGCCGGCCGGAAAAAATAATAGTAACCGCTAAAACAAATCAAACAACTTGGAAGGCGAAACAATTATTTGTAAGAACTGTGGGCATGGTTTCCGGTTGAAATATTGTAACGCCTGTGGCCAAAGCGCAGACACGCATCGCATCACCTGGAAACTGGTACTGGAGCACCTTCCGCATGCCATCTTCCATGTTAACCGCGGACTGTTTTTCTTGCTATTCGAATTAATCAAAAGGCCGGGGCATACCATACGGGAGTACCTGGAAGGAAAACGCAGGGGCCATGTTAATCCATTTACCATGCTAGTTGTGGTAGGGGTCATCTGTTCCTGGTTATATGTGCATTTTAATGTTCAAACCGTACTGTCCTCGGTTAACCTGCGAAAGCTGGAGGAACAGCGTGTCACGGTTGCACACAAGTATTTTGCCTTGAGGACGATTTTCATCTGTCTGTTGTGCAGCATGGGCGACTACCTGTTTTTCCGGGGGAAGAAATACAATCTCCCGGAAATGGTGATCGCCAATGTCTATATGTTTTGCGGCGTTTCCGTTATACAGCTCTTGTTTATCCCGCTATTGCTGTTAGCCAGGAGCCTTCACCTGTATGCTTATGCGATGTTTTTTATCATCCCGCCGGTGCTGGCCTACCTGGTGTATTGCCGGTTTCAATTCCTGCAGGCGGGTAACAACAAAAAATTGCAGGTGAAGATTGTGGTGACCGTGCTCTTGTATACTGCCCTGGTTGTATTGATCGGGCAAAAAATGGTGCGGCCTTTTTTTGAAAATTGATAGGGCTTGCAATCAGAAAAGCTTTCGTAAATTAACGATGGTAATCTGGCCTGTATCGGGTTTAATCAAACCACTCATAGGCGTCGCAAGGTCCATTGTGATATATAAGATAGTTGAGGCCAGCAAAGCAAACGCAGCAATAACTATCCATTCCTTTCGCTTAACGGTTGGCGTAGTGAAACCCCCGACCAAACTGATCGTCAGGGCAAGCATAATCAACAGAAATGAAATCGGTTGGGGGATTCCGGCAGCTAATAGTGCTTCGCGTTTGATGCCTGTATCGAACAGGGTGGTTAATGTCAATGCCATTCCTGCTGCGGCATCTTTTGTACCTGGGTCTTTTGATAGCACTACTGTTGTTGACCATAAATCAGCCGCAGTTTTTGATAACTCTTCCCTGTTTTTATTAAACTTCACATGATCCATGGCGTCGTCATAATAAGCAATTCGTTCTTCCAGGTATTTTCGCAGGTCTGCACGATACTGATTTCGTACGCTGCCAGGGAATAAATCTGCTTTAATAATTGCCGTTCTTAGCACATTAGCTTCATCTACAATCAACGCTCTTACATTTTCAAAACGGGAGCTGGACTGACCGAATGTAAATGCCAATATAAAACTCCATAAGCCAAATAGTGCACCCATCAGGGAATTTACGCCGCCACTGGTCTCACCTTCTTCCGATTGCCAGAATATTTTTCTCATATTGTTTCCCAGGGCAAGGGCCAGTAACATCAGGAGAAAGAGAATAAAGCAAATGATCGAAGGGTCAACATATGCAAGTACTGGCTTATCCATCTTTGTAGATTTGATTAGTATAAATTTAGGAATTCAGGGGTATTTTGAGCGTATGAAATACCTACGCTGCCCGGGACTTCAATTAATCGCCACTATTTTTTTGCAAAATTGCACATCTGGCCAACCTGACCAGCGAAAGCTATTCATCAAAAGCAAATTGTGAGAACGGCATTGATTCCATAATGAATACCGAAAAGATAGTGAGCGATGTCCTCATGGAATTGATCACCTCGCCGGTAAGCGTCAATAGTTTATTGCAGATAGCAGCTTTTCTTTTTATAAAGTTCAAATCCTCCATCACAGTACATGCCAGCGTTTTCTTTAGTCCAGCTGCTGACAGGCAGCTGATTTATTTTACCAGGTAAGGAAAATCGTCTGAAAATAACCGTCTTCATGTAACTAACTTTAACGGGTGTATGATATTTGATTCTTTCCCGTTAAACGGCACGCTTAAACTTTAGTAGAAGATTGGTTAATGCTTGTCCTGAAGGTGGTCACGCGCTACTGTTATAAGTATAGATAATATAAATACATCATGTGAATTGCCGGATTTTTGGTACCTTTAATAAGCATTCTAATACCCGATAGGCCTATGCTGCCTGCAAGAATAGCGATATCCTGCTTACTGATTATTTCACTGGGCATAGAAGGCTGCCTTCATGATAGTGATAAAGCTAAATCTGCTGCCTCAGATTCAGTAGAAGTTCCTGTTGTAGCACCTGTTGAAGATACTACCAGGTTCGCTTTTAATCCAGAAGATGAATTCCTGGGATTAGGTATATCACAGTTTGGTGACCTCGACAGCATGATTTCTCGCAGAAAGATCAGGGCCCTGGTCCCCTATACGCATCTATACTATTACATTGATGGAAAGGCCCGTAAAGGCATTGCCTTTGAAGCATTGAACCAATTTGAAAAATCTCTTAACGAGCAATTACATTTTAAACCTCACCAGGTACGGGTTATTTTTATCCCTGTCAATCGTAGCCAGGTAATACCACTTTTACGCGATGGTTATGCAGACCTTGCCTATGCCGGTATCACGATCAATGAGGAACGGAAAAAACTGGTTGATTTCTCTACTCCATCCATTACAGGTCTTAAAGAGATTATCGTTGGCGGTCCGGCATCGCCAAAACTTAACACCCTGGCTGACCTTGCCGGCCAGGAAATTTATCTGCATATCGGCAGTAGTTATGAGACCACTACTAAGAAGCTGAGCGATTCGCTGGTAAAGCTAGGCTTGAAGCCTATCAAAATTAGCGCTTTAGATCCTTACCTGGAATCTGAAGATATCCTGGAAATGGTTAACGCAGGTGTTATTCCATTCTCGGCAACTGTTGAAGAGGTAGCCCGGTTATGGTTGAACGTCTTTGATAGTTTGGTGTTGTATGACAAGATTCCATTAGCCACCAATGTTTCTTACGGTGTAGTTTTCCGCAAGGGTTCCCCGAAATTAAAAGCAGCAACGGATAAGTTCATTACTCAAAATGCAAAGGGTACTTTACTGGGTAATATCCTGTACAGGAAGTATGCAAAAGATGTTAGTCTGCTTCCTGGCAGGCACAGCAAATACGCCATTGCGCAAGTGAAGGCACTTCAATCAACCTTCCAGAATTATGCCGACCGGTATCATATGGATTGGCTGCTTATGGTTGGGCAGGGATACCAGGAGTCGCAATTAAACCAGCAATTGGTGAGCCAGGCCGGCGCCGTTGGTATAATGCAGGTTTTGCCTACAACCGCAGCAGGTAAACCCATTAACATCAGTAATGTTAATACGGTTGATAACAATGTGCATGCTGGTGTAAAATATATGCGCTACCTGATCGACAGGTACTTTAATGACCCTGGTATTGATGTGCTGAATCGTCATTTGCTTGCCCTGGCGGCTTACAATTGCGGACCGGCAAGAGTAGCCCAAATGCGAAGGATGGCTATGGAAAAAGGCCTGAACCCAAACATTTGGTTTGATAATGTTGAAATAATTGCTGCCCGGGAGATTGGCCGGGAGACAGTAGATTATGTAAGCAACATTTATAAGTTTTATGCCTCCTATCGCGCTTTGAATTATTATGTTGCACAGCGTGGCAGAAAACTCATTCAATAAGCGGGTTAGAATTGTCATCTCGAAAAAAAGCATCATTATGGCTTAATAAAATAAGAAACCATTTCACCATTCGTCAACGCTCTAGATTCCCCATTGGTAAGATTATATAATATACAATTGAACCGCGTTTTCACTTTTACATAATAATTCCCGGCAGTATTATGTCCATCTTCAATACCTACAATTGTAAATGAACTTCCTTCCTGGTTGCCTGGTCCATCGCGCGTACCCCATACGTCCCCGCCGGTTTCTGCCCAGTACAATAAAATACCCGGCGTCATGTCTGTTATATTACAGGAACCCGGACTAACATATGCATAGGCCCCCGGTGTAAAAAAGTTTTTAAAGTCGGCCTCCGTGCTGCCATAATAATTGTACAGGTAGTTTTTTTGCAGGGAAACAACACCCGGACCAGGTATGGATGGATAAGTGCCGCCTACCAGGAAACTCGCAAAGCTCGCAGTGTCACCACCCCCATAGCCATAGGGTATATCATCCGGACCGGGCAATGCTGCATCAAAATTATATGCCACGCCGCCGATGGTTGCTTTGAAATAGGATGTTTGTTCAACTGCTTCCTCTGCTACATCCTGCTTCAGGACACTGATAAGAAAAGTTACGGCTGAGGTGTCTGTCAATGCAAACCGGTAATTCCCCGGCGACAGCGGAGTGCCTGCTCCGTTTAATACGATGTTCTGTTTACCTGTATTGGAGATATTACCGCTGCCGGAAAAAGAAAAACCATTCACCGTAGTTGTACTGAATGCCCATTGCCCGGCTTGTATAACATCTACTTCTACGCTAACCGTTTCATTTGCTGTGAGTGCAATGTTTTGCCGGTATTGGCCATGAAGGGTAATAGCAGCACAATCGGTTTCGGTTATGGCAATGTTGAATACAGCAGTCGGATTACCAACCGCTTTTCCTTCATAGGAATAATCTTTCGCGCAACCCAAAACCAAACAAATAGAAAGACTGACAATTACATTTCCGGGGAACTTAATTTTCATTCAGATAGATTATAGGATAAGGTCAAAGTACAGGAATAACCTCAACTGCACAATTTATTCGCCATTTACAGGGTAGCTGTTTTTTCGATAACCCCCTCAAGATAAGTTGATTGGCTTCCATACAAACAACTGGTATTCCTTGCCGCACTTTTTGCAGTACTATTGCGCGTTACACCACTACAATTACTGCTTTGCGTTATACCAATTTCCAGATAATACACTTTTAAAGAATAAATTTGTATTTCGGTCCGGATCGATCGACCGCATGGCAACCAATGACAATTTCAATGAAACAAAACAAACCTTATTCTTTCCATTATTCCGTAATGGCAATAGTTGCTTCCATCATCCTGTATTCCTGCGGCAATATTTCACAACCTGAAACTGCCGCAGCACCGGAAGTACAGGCCTATCCCGTATTCAAGCTCGCAGCAAAAGACGCTACCCTGGCCACCGATTACCCCGCCAACCTGCAGGGCATACAGAACATCGAGATCCGGCCCAAGATCGACGGCTTCATCGAAGCGATTTATATCGATGAAGGCGCTACCGTGAAAAAGGGACAATTGCTCTTCCGCATCAGGGCCCCGCAATACCAGCAGGACCTGAACACAGCGGCGGCGGCAATCAACAGCGCTGAAGCCGACCTGAACGTGGCTGAATTGCAGGTGCAAAAAACAAGGACCCTGGTGGAAAAAGATATCATCAGCAAATTCGAACTCCAGTCCGCGGAAAATAACCTCAAAGTGCGGAAGTCCGCCCTGGCCCAGGCGCAGGCGAATTATGCCAACGCTAAAACCAACCTGGGCTATACCACCATCACCAGCCCGGTGAATGGTATGGTGGGTGCCCTGCCGTATAAGCTGGGCAGCCTGGTGGGCAGCACCACGCCCATGCCATTGACCACCATTTCCAATATCAGCAAGGTCTACGCGTATTTCTCCATGAACGAAAAACAGTTGCTTGAATTCTCCAAGCAGTACCTAGGCAGTACCATCGAAGAAAAACTGAACCAGTTGCCGCCCGTTGACCTGATCTTATCCGATGGCACCACTTACCCGGAGAAAGGAAAAGTGGAAACCATCAGCGGCTTCATCAATTCCCAGACCGGTACGGCCAGCTTCCGCGCCAGTTTCCCCAACCCGCTGGCCCTGATCCGCAGCGGTGGCAGTGCCCTGGTAAGGATGCCCGTTTTCCTGAAGAATGCTGTGGTCATTCCGCAAAAATCTACCTATGAATTACAGGGCAAGCACTTTGTATACCTGGTGCAGGACAGCGGGAAAGTGACCAGTACGGAAATTGGCATCATGGATAAAAGCGTCGGCCAGTATTATGTCGTTACCGGTGGACTGAAACCCGGGGAAACCCTTGTGCTGGAAAGCGCCGCACCCCTTCCCGATGGCACCCGTATCAAGCCCGATCTGCAACCCGAAGACAAAGTGTACGGAAACCTGAAATAGCTAAGAACCAATACGCAACATGCTTAAGACATTTATTGAAAGGCCGGTATTATCTACGGTAATATCGGTGATACTGGTTTTATTGGGCATCATTGGCCTGGTCACCCTGCCCATAACCCAATACCCGGAAATTGCCCCGCCTACCGTACAGGTATCGGCCAACTACCAGGGCGCCAATGCCGATGTGGTGCTGAATAGTGTTATCGTCCCGCTCGAAGAAGCGATCAACGGTGTGGAGAACATGACCTACATGACCTCCAGCGCCGGTAATGATGGCTCTGCCCGGATCACCATTTTTTTTAAGCAGGGCATCAATCCCGACCTCGCTGCGGTGAATGTGCAGAACCGCGTATCCCGCGCTATCCCGCTCCTGCCTGCCGAAGTTACCCGCGCCGGTGTTACCACCAGCAAACAGCAAAGCAGCATGGTGATGGTATTCGGACTGAAGAGTACCAACAAATCCTTCGACGGGATTTTCCTGCAGAACTATGCCAATATCAACCTGCTGCCCATGGTCAAAAGGGTGAACGGCGTAGGTGAGGCGATGGCTTTCGGCGTGCAGGATTATTCCATGCGCATCTGGCTGAAACCCGATGCCATGGCGGCGTACGGACTGGTGCCGGAAGATATCAATACCGCCCTTGCCGAACAGAATATTGAAGCCGCGCCCGGTAAGATCGGGGAAAACAGCAACCAGTCTTTCCAGTATGTGCTTAAATACAAAGGCCGGCTGAAGAAGCCGGTGGAATATGAGAATATTGTGATCAAGAGCACCACGAACGGTGAACTCCTGCACCTGAAAGATGTTGCCCGCATTGAACTGGGGTCTTTATCTTATTCGGTGACCTCCGAAACAGACAGCCTGCCCTCCATTGTGATGGCCGTTTTCCAGGCGGCCGGGTCCAATGCCCACGAGATGATCAAGCAGGTGGAAGCCACGATCGAAACGGCGTCTAAAACCTTCCCGCCCGGTGTGGAATACACCATGATTTTTACGGCCAATGAATTTCTGGATGTATCTATCAGCCAGGTGATCATTACGCTGATTGAAGCCTTCATCCTGGTTTTTATTGTGGTATTCATATTCCTGCAGGACCTGCGCTCTACTTTGATTCCGGCTATCGCCGTACCTGTAGCGATCATAGGCACATTTTTCTTCCTGAAGCTCTTTGGCTTTACGATCAACCTGCTCACCCTCTTCGCCCTGGTACTCGCCATTGGTATCGTGGTAGATGATGCCATCGTGGTGGTGGAGGCCGTCCATGCAAAACTGGACAATGATGTGAGTTCAGCGAAATCGGCCACACTGCAGGCCATGAATGAGATCAGCGGCGCCGTAATCTCCATCACGCTGGTGATGGCGGCGGTATTTATCCCGGTTACTTTTATCAGCGGCTCGGTGGGTGTTTTTTATAAACAGTTCGGGTTAACCCTGGCCGTGGCCATTATCATATCTGCCGTAAATGCGTTAACGCTGAGTCCGGCCTTGTGTGCCATCCTGTTGAAACCGCATCACGAAAACAGTTTACGGCATGGCGTTATGCATCGGTTTTATGCGGCATTCAATGCCGGGTTTAATGCTACAACGGGCAGGTACAAACGCTCGGTGCAGTTCTTATCCCGCAGGAAATGGATCGCGCTGGCTGGCATTGCTGCATTTTCCGGTTTGCTGTGGTTCTTGTTGAAAACGACCCCTGGTGGTTTTGTGCCCAATGAAGACCAGAGTTTTATCATGGCCGATATCTCCCTGCCGCCCGCAGCTTCCCTGGAGCGTACCGATGCCATCATTAAGCAGGTGGTGGAAATTGCGCGGAGTATGCCGGAGATGGAATCCGTTACCAGTTTAGCCGGCTCGGGTATCCTTAGCGGCGGCAATGGCGGATCTTACGGCGCTTTGTTTATGGAATTAAAAACCTGGAAAGACCGGGCTGGCAAGGAGCATTCTGTGGATGCGGTGATCACCAGGCTATTTGAAAAGACAGCCGCCATTAAAGGCGCTAATATTTTGTTCTTTGCCCCGCCCACCCTCGAAGGCTTTGGTAATACGAGTGGATTTGAAATTCAGTTGCAGGATAAATCCGGGGGCGACCTCACTAAATTCTCGGAAGTGAATAACCAGTTCCTGGCTGCCCTGAATAAGCGGCCCGAAATCCAATATGGTACCAGTTTCTTCAACATCAATTTCCCGCAATACGAAATTGATGTGAACGTACCGAAGTGTAAGGAATTGAATGTTGCGCCAAGCGATGTACTCAACACTTTACAAGGCTATTACGGCGGGTTGTATGCGTCCAACTTCAACCAGTTCGGGAAGCAATACAGGGTGATGGTGCAGGCCGATGCCGCCTACCGCGGTACCACCGAAAGCCTCAATAATATTTTCGTCCGCACGAAGAATAATGTGATGGCGCCGGTGTCGGAGCTGATTACCCTGAAGCGGGTATACGGACCGGAATTTATCAATCGCTTTAACCTCTTTACTGCCATTTCTGTTTCAGGCGCACCAAATCCGGGTTTCAGTTCCGGTGATGCCATCAACGCCGTAAAGGCCGTTGCTGCGCAGACCTTACCCCAGGGCTATGGCTATGAGTTCTCCGGATTAAGCCGCGAAGAAATTTCGAGCGGCAGCCAGACTGTCCTGATCTTTTTGCTCTGCCTGGTATTTGTGTATTTTTTGTTGAGTGCGCAGTATGAAAGCTATATCCTGCCATTCGCTGTTTTGTTGTCATTGCCCATCGGATTGGCTGGCGCATTCGTGTTTGCGTACTTCTTTGGTATCCAGAATAACATTTACCTGCAGATCACCCTCATCATGCTCATCGGGCTGCTGGCAAAAAATGGTATCCTGATCGTGGAGTTTGCGGTCAACCGGAGGGAGCAGGGTGCAACCATTATGCAGTCGGCCATCGATGGTGCCGTAGCCCGTTTGCGTCCGATCCTGATGACTTCCTTTGCCTTTATTTTTGGTCTGATGCCCCTGATGTTTTCAACCGGCGCGGGCGCCAATGGTAACCGGTCCATCGGAACCGGTGCAGTGGGCGGCATGCTGATCGGGACGCTGTTTGGTGTTTTCGTGATCCCGGTATTGTTTATCATTTTCCAAACCCTGCAGGAACGCATCAGCAGTAAAAAGAAGAGCGTTTAACTATTATCTAAAAGACCTTGACATGACGCTTAAACATAAAGAATTAGTCCTGGTAATGCTATTGGGCGCCTTTTTATATACTTCCTGCGTGACCCAAAAATTCCAGGAACCCGGCATGGCCGTAAGCGGACAATTGTACCGGGATACGGTAGTGACCGATAGCGCATCTTTCGCCACGGTAAATTTCACCCGCTTATTTACCGATACGGTTTTACAAAACCTCATCACGGCCGGCATTAATGAAAACCTCGACCTGAAGAAAGCCATGCAGCGGATGACCATGGCCCAGGAGAATGTACAGCAGGCCAAGGCAGATTTTTTCCCTTCCCTCCAGGGCAATGCCCGGGCAAATAGCAGCAAACAATCTATTGCGGCGTTGAACCTGCCGCCGGATTTTATCGGGACTTTCCCCCTGGCCATCACCACCTTCCAGGCCAGCATCAGTTCAAGCTGGGAAGCCGATATCTGGGGAAAATTGAAAAGCACGAAAAGGGTGGCAGTTGCGAATTTCCTGCAATCTGATGCAGCCCGGCGGGCCATCCAGACCCAACTGGTGGCGGATATAGCCGGGTATTATTTCCAGTTGCTTTCTTTAGATGAGCAGCTCAGGATCACGGAGCAAACACTCATTAACCGGAAGAAGGAAATGGAAACGATGAAGGTCCTGAAAGAAGCGGCCATAGTCACCGGTGCTGCCGTGGTGCAAAGTGAAGCCAATCGTTATGCAGCAGAAGTACTCATTCCCGATATCAAGCGGTTGATCCGCGAAACAGAAAACGCCCTGAGTATTTTAATTGCCAGGGCACCGGGGTCCATTAACCGCAGCTCTATGGGCGAGCAGCATTTCAGCGAAGACCTGCGTACCGGCGTGCCTTCCCAATTATTAACCAACCGTCCGGATGTTCAGCAGGCAGCATTCGCCTTCAGGGCTGCATTTGAAAATACCAATGTAGCCCGGACCTACTTTTATCCGCAATTGACTATCACTGCGGAAGGCGGGCTGTCAACCCTTAAGATCCAGGACTTTTTTAACCGGTCGGTATTTTACAATATCATCGGTGGCTTGACCCAGCCGATCTTCAACAAGCGACTCAATAAAACAAGGCTGAATATTGCAAAAGCCCAGCAGCAGGAAGCGTATTATGTTTACCAGAAGTCCCTCCTGCAAGCCGGGGCTGAAGTATCCAATGCCTTATACGCGTATAAGGCTGCGCAGGAAAAGCAATACAGCAGGGCCTTCCAGTTGCAGGCGTTGGAAAAATCGGTTGATTATACCAGGGAGTTATTGCAGTTCAGTTCAGCCACCAATTATACCGACGTCCTTACATCCGAGCAATCCTTACTGGCTGCCCAGCTTGGCAGCGTAAACGACCGCCTGCAACAAATGCAGGCCGTTGTTAACCTATATAAGGCCCTTGGAGGCGGCTGGCAGGATGGCGGAACAGAAAGCATAAAGGAATAAGGATACAGGCGCTTATAAACAGGCTATAATCGCTTTTAATGCCATTTCATCCGGTACATACACGTTTCCGAAATCAAGCACATTCGGATTAGCAAAACTCATGGGATTTTTTGTTGCTTTCCTTACAGAACCATGGTATTCTTTTGCACCCGATTCGGCCATTAACTGTTTGATATTTGCAGCCGTAATTCCTGCCCCAGGCATGATGATGATCCGGTTGCCTGCCATCTGGACCAGCTTCCCCAGCAACTCGCCTGCCTCTGGTGCCCCCCTTTTTTGCCCTGAGGTCAATACACGTTCACAGCCTGCTGCAATGAGGTCTTCCAGGGCTTTGAAAGGATCGGGGGTAGCGTCAAATGCCCGGTTACAGGTTACACCCATGGGATATGCCCATTCAACAAATTGTTTCAGTTGATCAATATCAATTTCACCGTTGATTTTCTGAGCGCCAATCGAAATGCCATCGCAGCCTAATTCCTTGCATACGGCTATATCTGATTGGATAACGGCCAGTTCATCTTCCGTGTAATAATAGTTGCCGCACCTTGGCCGTATAATGGGATATAATTTTATGGATACCCTTTCCCTTGCCCGCCTGATCTGCCCATAACTAGGTGTGGTTCCGCCCTCAACGGGGTTTTCGCATAACTCCACCCGGTAGGCGCCACAATTTTCTGCAATGATGCAGGACTGTACATTAAAAACGCAAACCTCGAACCTTGCTTTTTCAGCCATGATGTATTTTTATTGCTTTGGTTATTGCCGCCATTCCGCCTGCTGCGACGGCAAGGCCAGCAACGGGATCTTTGTATGATAACTCATCTGCTTTGTCATGCTCGGATGGAAAAACCGGTCCCACAGCGATTTGTGGTAAGTGACCATCACCAGTATATCAACATCATGCTCATCAATATGACGCTGCAGGGTTTCGCTGAAATCCTTCCCGTAAAGTTGTATCGTACTGATGCTGCTTTCGGGGTAGCGCTTTTTCAGTTTCTCTTCATAGTGGGGCAAAGTCAGCGTATGGTCCAGGAAAGTATATGGCGTGTCATTTTCCTCATCGGTAAATATGGCCACCTGCACCTTCGCCGGGAAAAGGCCCGCCAGTTCAAAAATGGGATCCAGTATGGCGGGGTCTTCCTCAAAATGATTGGTGGCAAAAAGAATCGTGGAAGGTTCCTGCCATTTGTAATCCATCGGGATCACGAATACCGGGGTGTCGGTCTTTCCGATCTCAGCACCGGTTTTGGTACTCAGGAAACGGTTGCGGCTTTGCCCGGCACCTACTGTGCCCATCATGATGAGGTCGAATTTTTCTGCTTCGGTCGCCTGCAGGATGGCCTTGGGCAGCGCTTCCGTGATCACTTTTGTTTTCACCACCAGTCCATGGTCCTTTTCGATGACTGCTGCCAGGGCATGCATTTGCTTTCTGATCTCATCCAGTTGCAGTTGGTTGAATTCCTTATTCACGCCCATATAATCGGTATAGACGCTGCCCGTTAATTCAAAGGCATGCAGCAGTGTGATGTCCATGGGGATCTTTTTTGCCGACTGCAGGGCAAACTCAACTGCATTGGTGGCGCATGCTGAAAAATCAGTGGGAACTAATACCTTTTTCATACTGTTTCTTATTTGGTAATATGGCTAAAGCCATTCTCAATGAAAGGTTCCATACCTGCTAATGCAGCAA comes from Flavihumibacter fluvii and encodes:
- a CDS encoding DUF3667 domain-containing protein produces the protein MEGETIICKNCGHGFRLKYCNACGQSADTHRITWKLVLEHLPHAIFHVNRGLFFLLFELIKRPGHTIREYLEGKRRGHVNPFTMLVVVGVICSWLYVHFNVQTVLSSVNLRKLEEQRVTVAHKYFALRTIFICLLCSMGDYLFFRGKKYNLPEMVIANVYMFCGVSVIQLLFIPLLLLARSLHLYAYAMFFIIPPVLAYLVYCRFQFLQAGNNKKLQVKIVVTVLLYTALVVLIGQKMVRPFFEN
- a CDS encoding YegP family protein, whose translation is MTSESYSSKANCENGIDSIMNTEKIVSDVLMELITSPVSVNSLLQIAAFLFIKFKSSITVHASVFFSPAADRQLIYFTR
- a CDS encoding transglycosylase SLT domain-containing protein, whose product is MLPARIAISCLLIISLGIEGCLHDSDKAKSAASDSVEVPVVAPVEDTTRFAFNPEDEFLGLGISQFGDLDSMISRRKIRALVPYTHLYYYIDGKARKGIAFEALNQFEKSLNEQLHFKPHQVRVIFIPVNRSQVIPLLRDGYADLAYAGITINEERKKLVDFSTPSITGLKEIIVGGPASPKLNTLADLAGQEIYLHIGSSYETTTKKLSDSLVKLGLKPIKISALDPYLESEDILEMVNAGVIPFSATVEEVARLWLNVFDSLVLYDKIPLATNVSYGVVFRKGSPKLKAATDKFITQNAKGTLLGNILYRKYAKDVSLLPGRHSKYAIAQVKALQSTFQNYADRYHMDWLLMVGQGYQESQLNQQLVSQAGAVGIMQVLPTTAAGKPINISNVNTVDNNVHAGVKYMRYLIDRYFNDPGIDVLNRHLLALAAYNCGPARVAQMRRMAMEKGLNPNIWFDNVEIIAAREIGRETVDYVSNIYKFYASYRALNYYVAQRGRKLIQ
- a CDS encoding efflux RND transporter periplasmic adaptor subunit; protein product: MKQNKPYSFHYSVMAIVASIILYSCGNISQPETAAAPEVQAYPVFKLAAKDATLATDYPANLQGIQNIEIRPKIDGFIEAIYIDEGATVKKGQLLFRIRAPQYQQDLNTAAAAINSAEADLNVAELQVQKTRTLVEKDIISKFELQSAENNLKVRKSALAQAQANYANAKTNLGYTTITSPVNGMVGALPYKLGSLVGSTTPMPLTTISNISKVYAYFSMNEKQLLEFSKQYLGSTIEEKLNQLPPVDLILSDGTTYPEKGKVETISGFINSQTGTASFRASFPNPLALIRSGGSALVRMPVFLKNAVVIPQKSTYELQGKHFVYLVQDSGKVTSTEIGIMDKSVGQYYVVTGGLKPGETLVLESAAPLPDGTRIKPDLQPEDKVYGNLK
- a CDS encoding efflux RND transporter permease subunit, whose translation is MLKTFIERPVLSTVISVILVLLGIIGLVTLPITQYPEIAPPTVQVSANYQGANADVVLNSVIVPLEEAINGVENMTYMTSSAGNDGSARITIFFKQGINPDLAAVNVQNRVSRAIPLLPAEVTRAGVTTSKQQSSMVMVFGLKSTNKSFDGIFLQNYANINLLPMVKRVNGVGEAMAFGVQDYSMRIWLKPDAMAAYGLVPEDINTALAEQNIEAAPGKIGENSNQSFQYVLKYKGRLKKPVEYENIVIKSTTNGELLHLKDVARIELGSLSYSVTSETDSLPSIVMAVFQAAGSNAHEMIKQVEATIETASKTFPPGVEYTMIFTANEFLDVSISQVIITLIEAFILVFIVVFIFLQDLRSTLIPAIAVPVAIIGTFFFLKLFGFTINLLTLFALVLAIGIVVDDAIVVVEAVHAKLDNDVSSAKSATLQAMNEISGAVISITLVMAAVFIPVTFISGSVGVFYKQFGLTLAVAIIISAVNALTLSPALCAILLKPHHENSLRHGVMHRFYAAFNAGFNATTGRYKRSVQFLSRRKWIALAGIAAFSGLLWFLLKTTPGGFVPNEDQSFIMADISLPPAASLERTDAIIKQVVEIARSMPEMESVTSLAGSGILSGGNGGSYGALFMELKTWKDRAGKEHSVDAVITRLFEKTAAIKGANILFFAPPTLEGFGNTSGFEIQLQDKSGGDLTKFSEVNNQFLAALNKRPEIQYGTSFFNINFPQYEIDVNVPKCKELNVAPSDVLNTLQGYYGGLYASNFNQFGKQYRVMVQADAAYRGTTESLNNIFVRTKNNVMAPVSELITLKRVYGPEFINRFNLFTAISVSGAPNPGFSSGDAINAVKAVAAQTLPQGYGYEFSGLSREEISSGSQTVLIFLLCLVFVYFLLSAQYESYILPFAVLLSLPIGLAGAFVFAYFFGIQNNIYLQITLIMLIGLLAKNGILIVEFAVNRREQGATIMQSAIDGAVARLRPILMTSFAFIFGLMPLMFSTGAGANGNRSIGTGAVGGMLIGTLFGVFVIPVLFIIFQTLQERISSKKKSV
- a CDS encoding efflux transporter outer membrane subunit, producing MTLKHKELVLVMLLGAFLYTSCVTQKFQEPGMAVSGQLYRDTVVTDSASFATVNFTRLFTDTVLQNLITAGINENLDLKKAMQRMTMAQENVQQAKADFFPSLQGNARANSSKQSIAALNLPPDFIGTFPLAITTFQASISSSWEADIWGKLKSTKRVAVANFLQSDAARRAIQTQLVADIAGYYFQLLSLDEQLRITEQTLINRKKEMETMKVLKEAAIVTGAAVVQSEANRYAAEVLIPDIKRLIRETENALSILIARAPGSINRSSMGEQHFSEDLRTGVPSQLLTNRPDVQQAAFAFRAAFENTNVARTYFYPQLTITAEGGLSTLKIQDFFNRSVFYNIIGGLTQPIFNKRLNKTRLNIAKAQQQEAYYVYQKSLLQAGAEVSNALYAYKAAQEKQYSRAFQLQALEKSVDYTRELLQFSSATNYTDVLTSEQSLLAAQLGSVNDRLQQMQAVVNLYKALGGGWQDGGTESIKE
- a CDS encoding copper homeostasis protein CutC; translated protein: MAEKARFEVCVFNVQSCIIAENCGAYRVELCENPVEGGTTPSYGQIRRARERVSIKLYPIIRPRCGNYYYTEDELAVIQSDIAVCKELGCDGISIGAQKINGEIDIDQLKQFVEWAYPMGVTCNRAFDATPDPFKALEDLIAAGCERVLTSGQKRGAPEAGELLGKLVQMAGNRIIIMPGAGITAANIKQLMAESGAKEYHGSVRKATKNPMSFANPNVLDFGNVYVPDEMALKAIIACL